The following nucleotide sequence is from Fibrobacter sp. UBA4297.
GAGAAACCCAGTGAGCCGCAACAAGTGATTTTCATCGAAGACAACGATGCAATGACCGAAAGTTACTTGATGATTTCGCCAGATGGTCGCCTTTTCCAAAACGGGAATATAGAATACGCTTACAGCCGCCCATTGACAGAAGTCCCATTCGCAGAAGCTTTATCCGATATTAAATTCGACAACGAAAAATTCGAAAGTCGTTACGGGACTTGGCTAACACAAGATGCGGTAAACAAGATGGAGAGATTCTTCCATGTCGTCGAGGACGATTATGGCGATTTCGAATGTTTTGCAGAGCTCAGCGACGACTAAATTTTATTTCCAGCCAAAACTCCACATATTTCCGAGTTTTGGCTTTTTAATCCCACACCAAAAAAACACTTACAACACGTTTCCATTTAAACGCATACAAAACCATCCACCCCTCCGTTCCTTTAGTTACTTTTGGGGCATAACAGGAGCGTATATGATGTTTGGTTTTCGTACCCTTTTCGCATTGGGTCTGTTTGGCGTTTTCGCCACGGGCGCTTTTGCTCAAGATTTTTGCAACACAGCAACCCACAGCGGCGAAAGCACGGTCGTCACCTCCAACGACATTAACGATATCGGTAACTACAGTTACGAACTCTGGGCCGACATCGGCAACAACTCCGCCACATTCTATACCGACGGTTCGTTCTCTTGCGAATTCAACAACGTGAACGATTACCTCTGCCGCGAAGGCATCCGCTACGGCATGAACAGCGGACTCAAGTACACTGACCTCGGACACCTTTACGCCGACTTCAAACTGACCGACCCGTCTTTCAAAAGCTATTCCAACGTGACTTACTCGTACATCGGTGTTTACGGCTGGTCGCAGGACCCGCTCATCGAATGGTACATCGTCGACACCTGGAGCCCGTATCGCCCGAACTGGATTGGCAAATCTACTGCAAACTGTGACGAATGCGGCTTGCGCGGCACCATCACCGTTGACGGCGCCACCTACGAAGTCTACGTCGACAAAGTCCAACGCGGTTCCATCGAAGGCGACAACACGCCCTTCACGCAGTACTTCAGCGTGCGTAAGAGCAAGCGTTCTTGCGGAACAATCGACATTACCGCCCACTTTGACGGATGGAAGAGCTTAGGACTTGAACTCGGCAACTCCATGTACGAAGCGAAGGTGCTCGGCGAAGCAGGCCAATACCCCGAAAACGGAAACGCCTCCGGCACACTCGACTTCGCCTACGCCAAGGTCTACACAAGCGACACCAAAACCACATCACTTTCAAAGTTTGCACCGAAAACAAAGCCCATCAGCAACGTACAGGTATTCGACCTGCAGGGCAAAAAACTCGGGAATGTGAACGCCAATGGCGATATTAAGAGCGCCATCAAGAACAAGTTCCACAACACGGGCGTTTATATGGTAAAGCTCGGCTCCGCAATGAAGAGCATCTCCGTGAAATAAGTTCTTTTTCATAACAAACCACACTCTAATCATCAAGCTTGCGATTTCCCCAATCGCAGGCTTTCTTATATTTAAAACAATGGAAGAAGAAAACGTATCTATAGCAAAACAATTCAAGACCGGATTTGCCGCATACATCAAGGCCATCCGTCTTATACGCGCAAACAAGCTCACAAGATATTTGCTCATTCCCGCCATTTTGAACATCATTGTCGTGGTCGCGTTCATTTTCTCGGGCGTTGGCATTGGCGACTGGATTAACGGCATCATTGAGCGCAGCACCGAAAACATGAACGGATGGATTCACGCCGGCATGGTCGCCATCAAGATCATTCTCCCGATCGTATTCTTTGCGCTGTTCGTTTTCATTGGCGGAACGATTGTCAATATTTTGATGTCGCCCATTTACACGTTCCTCTCCGAAAAGACCGAAACCATCCTCACCGGGAAAGAATTCCCGTTTGACATGAAACAAACTTTCCGCGACGTTTGGCGAGCCCTCCGCATTGCCATCCGCAACACAGCCAAGCAGCTCATCTTGACCGCACTTTGTCTTTTGCTGAACTTTATCCCAGTTGCAGGGAGCATCGCTTCACTTGTCCTAATTTTCATCATCAATGCGTATTACTTTGGCGTTGGATTCATGGACTATACTTACGAGCGCTGGCGCATGTCGCCTAAAGACAGCCGCAACGAAACACATAAACTAAAATTCGTCGCATTTGCAAACGGGGCGGTTTATTCGTTACCGCTATACCTCATCTGTGGCTCGTTCATCGCCGCATTTATCGGAGGCGTTTCGACGGTAGCAGCAACGATTTCGCAATTAGAATTCAAAGAAAAATAGACTATATTAAAGAAAAACAAGGAGAAAATATGGAAGCATTAGATACAGCAAAAATCAAACAAATTGCATGGGATAAACTCGATGGCAAATGGAGCCAGGCAGCTGTAGCCGTCCTCGTGTTTATACTCATTTCTATAGTAATCGACATCCCTTCGGCATTCTTCGAAAAAGACTCCACCGGCAGAAGCGTCTGGAATATTATAGAAACACCTTTCGCCCTAGGCCTTGACATTGGCCTTTACGCTTATTTCCTGAACTTTACGCGCAACAAAGAAACTCCTCTCAAGCGATTGGTCGTTGGTTTTACTAGCGGATGGGGCTTTTATTTCAATCTCATATGTACCCAGATTTTGGCATTATTGCTCATCTGTCTATGGGGTTTACTTTTGATTGTCCCCGGCATCATGAAGGCTTTTTCTTATTCCCTGATTTACTTCATCATTTTAGACCATCCTGAATATTCGCATTTTGAAGTCCTGCGCAAAAGCAGCGACATGATGTACGGCCACCGCATGGAACTGTTCGTCCTCTGCTTGCGATTCATTCCCTGGATTCTCTTGGGAATTGTAACTTGCGGCATCGGGTTCCTGTGGGTTTGCCCTTACATGACAACCGCTTTCTGCGAATTCTATCAGCAGCTGAAAGCCAAGAACGAAGACGTTCCTGAAGTTGCAACGCTCGCATAACAGAAAACAAGTTTTGTTTTCTATTTTTGTGACATGCTCAAGAACTACATCTTCGATTTAGGCGGTGTCCTTCTGGATATCCGCATGAAAAACGCTTACGAACGATTTGTCGCACTCGGTTTGCCACCCGCTGAACTTGAGCCGGACGGTTCTGCTTACAAGCTAATGGAAGATTACCAGCTCGGGTTCATCACGAGCGCTGAGTTCTGCCAGCAAGTCGCGGAGAAATGCCGCAATGTAGGCAAGTGCGCCGCAAATGTTTTCGCAAGATGCGCCGCGGGCCCGACAACACCACACGATATCGAAGACGCCTGGAATTCCATTTGCTTGAGCGTTGCCGACCGCAAATTACAAGCACTCCGCAAACTGCGCAAAATGGAAGGTGTTGCAAGCGTTTCGCTTTTGAGCAATACAAACGAACTGCATTGGGAATGCTGTTGCCAAAACTGGTTCAATGCGAACGGCAACAAACTCAAAGACTTC
It contains:
- a CDS encoding glycoside hydrolase family 11 protein, with translation MMFGFRTLFALGLFGVFATGAFAQDFCNTATHSGESTVVTSNDINDIGNYSYELWADIGNNSATFYTDGSFSCEFNNVNDYLCREGIRYGMNSGLKYTDLGHLYADFKLTDPSFKSYSNVTYSYIGVYGWSQDPLIEWYIVDTWSPYRPNWIGKSTANCDECGLRGTITVDGATYEVYVDKVQRGSIEGDNTPFTQYFSVRKSKRSCGTIDITAHFDGWKSLGLELGNSMYEAKVLGEAGQYPENGNASGTLDFAYAKVYTSDTKTTSLSKFAPKTKPISNVQVFDLQGKKLGNVNANGDIKSAIKNKFHNTGVYMVKLGSAMKSISVK
- a CDS encoding EI24 domain-containing protein — translated: MEEENVSIAKQFKTGFAAYIKAIRLIRANKLTRYLLIPAILNIIVVVAFIFSGVGIGDWINGIIERSTENMNGWIHAGMVAIKIILPIVFFALFVFIGGTIVNILMSPIYTFLSEKTETILTGKEFPFDMKQTFRDVWRALRIAIRNTAKQLILTALCLLLNFIPVAGSIASLVLIFIINAYYFGVGFMDYTYERWRMSPKDSRNETHKLKFVAFANGAVYSLPLYLICGSFIAAFIGGVSTVAATISQLEFKEK
- a CDS encoding DUF975 family protein, whose product is MEALDTAKIKQIAWDKLDGKWSQAAVAVLVFILISIVIDIPSAFFEKDSTGRSVWNIIETPFALGLDIGLYAYFLNFTRNKETPLKRLVVGFTSGWGFYFNLICTQILALLLICLWGLLLIVPGIMKAFSYSLIYFIILDHPEYSHFEVLRKSSDMMYGHRMELFVLCLRFIPWILLGIVTCGIGFLWVCPYMTTAFCEFYQQLKAKNEDVPEVATLA
- a CDS encoding HAD family hydrolase, with translation MLKNYIFDLGGVLLDIRMKNAYERFVALGLPPAELEPDGSAYKLMEDYQLGFITSAEFCQQVAEKCRNVGKCAANVFARCAAGPTTPHDIEDAWNSICLSVADRKLQALRKLRKMEGVASVSLLSNTNELHWECCCQNWFNANGNKLKDFFDKIFLSQELHLQKPDPEIFKTAIRELGAFPAETIFLDDSPVNTAAAATCGLQTLTVTADVDWVEELGIRP